TTTAGGCGCTGGCGGATTGTATCGAATTCATAATTAATCTCACTGAAGATTTCAGTGTCAGCCAGGAAAGTGATGGTAGTCCCCGTTTCATCGGTATCGCCGATAGTTTCTAAATCGCAGGTAGGATCACCCCGTTGATATTTTTGGCGATAGATTTTACCCTGGCGTTTGACTTCGGCATTGAGCCAGGAAGATAGGGCATTTACTACTGAAGCGCCAACACCATGCAATCCGCTGGATACTGTATAGGTGCGACCGCCGAATTTAGCTCCGGCGTGGAGTCTGGTCATGACTGCTTCCAATGCTGAGGTGTTGGTTGCCGGGTGGACGTCCACCGGTATGCCCCGGCCATTGTCGATAACTGTTACCGAGTTGTCTTCATGAATTATTACCTCGGTTTTGTCACAGTAGCCGGCCATTGCCTCGTCTATGCTGTTGTAGACAATCTCATAGATCAGATGGTGCAGCCCATGTTCGTCAGTGCTGCCAATATACATGCCCGGGCGACGTCGCACCGCCTCCAGGCCATCGAGAATACGGATATCCTCGGCAGTATAGTCTTCGAATGTATTGTTGGTTGTATTATTATTGTTAGCTTGTTGTGGCATGGCTACAGAAAATCCTTCAATAAACTTTGTGATTCATCGGTAATTCTAGATTGGACATAATGGGAAAGCAGACAACCTGTCAATCCCACATTTAGTGCCTGCCAACCCCAACTGTACAAGGGATTGCATTGCCTTAATTTTACCACATCTTCCCGGAAACTGAAAGGCCAAGATGGTTGTCTTGCTGGCCTAGCTGGCGAATAAGTGATTTTGATTCGGACTAATGCAAACTGTCGTGCTTGCAGGCGTTCTGGAGAAGCTTGATTATGCTTGGGCCCTTAAGGTCTGTGGAGCCGCAACTCTCGCTGTCGAAATAGCGGCACACGGTGCAGGTCACGCTGTATTTGTTTACCTCGCTTATGTTTACGAAGAGGTCACAGTTCTCAGCGCTGCGGTCATACCACTCCTCAAGGACTTCGGCGGTCTGTGGGAAGTGAGACCTGAAGCTTTTGGAGATGAAGAAGCCGTAGCCAGCGGAGTCGCTTAAGGAGAGATAAATGCGCATTTGCAGCCTCTTGGCTATATTGAGATGTGGAACTCACACATACCGTTCTGTGGCAGTGTCTTCGGCATCTCGATATTTATGTGGTCGCCAGTCTTCTCTGCGGCAGCCTCAAAGCAGGCGAAGCAGAATCCTTTGCAAGGAAGGCCCTTTATGCCGACCTCCTCAAGCACCTTGTGTACCGCACAGGCAGAGACCTGAAGCACCAGTTCCTTGGTAGTTGCCCTGGATATATTCCAGCGGTCGGTAGGCCTCAGGCCAAAGATGGATAGCTCTACATATCTACTCAGGCGATGGGGGAAAGAGATACCTGTCTGCTTATACACCTTCTCCACCATCTCCCCGGTGCGGTCCTGGTATTTGGTGTCAGCTAGCTCGATGGTGAGCTTCATCAACTTCTTGCCCAAATCTTCGAGGGCCTTGTATGCCTCCTTCTCGTCCTTGCCTTGCAGGCTACTGACTACAGCTCCTATATCGAACTTTTGAGTAATTTCCTCTACCAGACCTTTATCTGCATCGAAGGGAAGGACTTTCCCTGGCTCTTCCAGGGTCAGCAATCTTTCCTTTAGTATCTTGCCATATTTCCAACCAGTGGTCATTTCTTTCATACCTCCGTTCAGAAGCTCACCTGAATGGCGCTCTTGGGACAGACACTAACGCAGTCCATGCAGCCGGTGCATTTTTCGAAGCGGACCCCGGCCACGATGAACTGACTCGGGTCCATTTCTCTAAACTTTTGGGGACCCACCTTGGTGGCAAGGCCCAAGACATGGGTTGGGCAAATGCGGAGGCACTTATGGCAGGAAAGTGGGTCAGTGCATTTCTTGTCATCTACGGTGATTGTTGGCAGCATGTTTAATCCCTCTCTGTAAGGTTTTACCAAGCATCGGCTAGGGCGGGTAGGCTGGCCCGTTCCACCAAGGTGATGGCATCCTGGGGGCATTCAGAGACACAAAGCCCACAACCAAAGCACTGGAACGAGTCAATATAAGCTTTATTCTGGCTGGGGGAGAAGCTGAGTGCTTTGAACTGGCAGCGGTGGATGCATGAAGCGCAGCCACTACAAAGTTCAGTATCAACACGGGCCACATGGTGCCCTTTCCATAGGACACGTACATTGTAGTCCAGTGTGGTTCTTATGAAACTACAATCGGGATAATCGCAGTTGCAAATTCCGCCTAGGTATGGGGTACCGAAGGTAGCCAGAGTCTGCACTAAGCCCCTCTTGTTCAGCTTGGTGACGATATCTTTGGCTTCATCAGGGGTGAGGAACTGGATTCCACCTCGGTAGGTCTCAGGCCATCGCTCCCACTTATACATCCCTGACCCCATACCTATACAGGTGAAGTTCTCCTCGTCCGCCAGACCCAGCATGGAGCGGCGGCAGGCGCAGGTCATAATGGCGATGGGATAGATGGTATCAATGACCTTAAGGACATCCTCTAGGGTCACAACCTGCCCGAAGTGTGCAGTCCAGGAAAGCTGTTCCACATCGTGCTTGACCTTGGCAATGGCCTCATGGTCATTTCT
This window of the Chloroflexota bacterium genome carries:
- a CDS encoding 4Fe-4S dicluster domain-containing protein, encoding MCVWCERYAEGYERWYFNPANYARKLYRIRKEEAAGLEPGPQAAGGMSLLTRDFLEALDRNDHEAIAKVKHDVEQLSWTAHFGQVVTLEDVLKVIDTIYPIAIMTCACRRSMLGLADEENFTCIGMGSGMYKWERWPETYRGGIQFLTPDEAKDIVTKLNKRGLVQTLATFGTPYLGGICNCDYPDCSFIRTTLDYNVRVLWKGHHVARVDTELCSGCASCIHRCQFKALSFSPSQNKAYIDSFQCFGCGLCVSECPQDAITLVERASLPALADAW
- a CDS encoding 4Fe-4S dicluster domain-containing protein; the encoded protein is MPPGCHHLGGTGQPTRPSRCLVKPYREGLNMLPTITVDDKKCTDPLSCHKCLRICPTHVLGLATKVGPQKFREMDPSQFIVAGVRFEKCTGCMDCVSVCPKSAIQVSF